A window of Corallococcus macrosporus DSM 14697 contains these coding sequences:
- a CDS encoding DUF3943 domain-containing protein, translating into MLSLLVQRVSCFLLVFVLVSRGEANAAPADAPLASEACVEVAPTSPQLLLPELVHPPRRAIWSAPDGGGRDFLVPIVEMAALHGIFWGTAKVLGKPYADISLETMRRNLTDGWVWDEDAFATNAFGHPYQGSLAYTAARSNGFGFWGSVPFTVASSVLWELFMESESPSTNDLITTSIGGVVLGEVLHRTALAILDEGEPTLARSVISLLVEPVGGINRFLFGRRKNDFFPVPGSFLQGMAGVTSNVDNYNDIDGTRFDVPNQLEGHLGVEVVYGPPQLTSGDYDQPFDYFTLTARMGFSRDTLTVGFFSRGLLYGDRFQFRSVSGLWGLMAGYDFANPNTLRVSTVSLGIGGVAQVPLTSQLTLDSTATVAGVPFGHGGGLTSPESARDYHFGPGAQSAFELGLVRRGVGRVGVSVRNYLISGAFLGEGVELITYATARAELLLAGQHGVALEAFVANRAGQFGIGSDTLRQRATQIRLLWTFSKGPGFGTR; encoded by the coding sequence ATGCTTTCGCTCCTCGTGCAACGCGTCTCCTGCTTCCTCTTGGTATTCGTGCTCGTCTCAAGAGGCGAGGCAAACGCAGCACCCGCGGATGCGCCCCTGGCGTCCGAGGCGTGCGTCGAGGTTGCTCCCACCAGCCCCCAGCTGCTCCTGCCGGAGTTGGTGCACCCGCCTCGCCGCGCAATCTGGAGCGCGCCTGACGGCGGCGGCCGCGACTTCCTGGTGCCCATCGTGGAGATGGCGGCCCTCCACGGCATCTTCTGGGGGACGGCGAAGGTTCTCGGAAAGCCCTACGCGGACATCTCGTTGGAGACCATGCGTCGGAACCTCACCGACGGCTGGGTCTGGGACGAGGACGCGTTCGCGACCAACGCCTTCGGGCATCCCTATCAAGGCTCGCTGGCCTACACCGCGGCGCGCTCGAACGGCTTCGGCTTCTGGGGCTCGGTCCCGTTCACGGTGGCGTCGAGCGTGCTGTGGGAGCTCTTCATGGAGTCCGAGTCCCCGTCCACGAACGACCTCATCACGACCTCCATCGGAGGCGTCGTGCTGGGGGAGGTGCTGCATCGCACGGCGCTCGCCATCCTCGACGAAGGCGAGCCCACGCTGGCGCGCTCGGTGATTTCGCTGCTCGTCGAGCCCGTGGGCGGCATCAACCGCTTCCTCTTCGGCCGCCGGAAGAACGACTTCTTCCCCGTACCGGGCAGCTTCCTCCAGGGGATGGCCGGCGTGACGAGCAACGTCGACAACTACAACGACATCGACGGCACGCGCTTCGACGTCCCCAACCAACTGGAGGGGCACCTCGGCGTCGAAGTCGTCTACGGGCCCCCGCAGCTCACCTCGGGGGACTATGACCAGCCCTTCGACTACTTCACCCTCACCGCGCGGATGGGCTTCTCGCGCGACACGCTGACGGTGGGCTTCTTCAGTCGCGGGCTCCTCTATGGCGACCGCTTCCAGTTCCGTTCCGTCTCTGGCCTCTGGGGCCTGATGGCGGGCTACGACTTCGCCAATCCGAACACGCTGCGCGTCTCCACGGTGAGCCTCGGCATCGGCGGCGTGGCGCAGGTCCCGCTCACGTCACAGCTCACCCTGGACTCGACGGCGACCGTCGCGGGGGTGCCGTTTGGCCACGGCGGCGGGCTCACCTCGCCGGAGTCCGCCCGTGACTACCACTTCGGGCCCGGCGCGCAGTCGGCATTCGAACTGGGGCTGGTGCGCCGCGGCGTCGGGCGCGTGGGCGTGTCCGTGCGCAACTACCTCATCTCGGGCGCCTTCCTCGGAGAAGGGGTGGAGCTCATCACCTACGCCACCGCGCGCGCCGAGCTGCTGCTGGCCGGACAGCACGGCGTGGCGCTCGAAGCCTTCGTCGCCAACCGCGCGGGGCAGTTCGGCATCGGCTCCGACACGCTCCGCCAGCGTGCGACGCAGATTCGCCTGCTGTGGACGTTCTCGAAGGGGCCAGGCTTCGGGACGCGCTGA